In the genome of Bradyrhizobium sp. CIAT3101, one region contains:
- a CDS encoding aspartyl protease family protein, with protein MSALRQNSVIWLRISSFFMSGTAVGRNVGHGPPSKFCPLREYPLELLNSRSIGRTTLRDTPIVRLAAPTLPGIRSERGCSGQDMLRSLWLAACVLAAVSGGARAGYLDDNPDEVFASVYERIGVLPVAAARDPFIWLRLEELKREPCDQKSIGDLALTLDKLGYRRQAADGLYKFVMNCGAPITALHRSINIYLKLTDYPRAVEVADEFIRRAPTNHDAHYLRGVALDGVQDYRRALADYSDAIELYGTDKKSISSRVFLRMAGAYAALKQFCEATAPISLWVALDPAARDTSQTRKIIADYESQGNCVASTESRKESFPLRGGRDVVTVKAAINGVSGLFILDTGASYVSVKAAFADRAKISDAGASEITLITANGQIKAKLSRADKVALGKLEATNVPVAVQTTDDKSFGAGVDGLLGMSFLSRFEVQMAGGFIEVRTRQPKK; from the coding sequence ATGTCCGCCTTGCGGCAGAACTCGGTGATTTGGCTCAGGATTTCGTCGTTTTTCATGAGTGGGACGGCGGTGGGCAGGAATGTTGGGCACGGCCCTCCTAGCAAATTCTGCCCATTGAGGGAATACCCCCTGGAATTGCTCAACAGCCGATCGATCGGCCGTACCACGCTCCGGGACACCCCCATCGTGCGTTTGGCCGCCCCCACACTTCCCGGTATACGTAGCGAACGGGGATGTTCGGGGCAGGATATGTTGAGGTCATTGTGGCTCGCCGCTTGTGTTCTGGCGGCAGTATCGGGCGGCGCACGCGCAGGTTATCTGGACGACAATCCCGACGAAGTGTTCGCATCCGTCTATGAAAGGATCGGCGTCCTGCCCGTTGCGGCCGCGCGCGACCCATTCATCTGGCTGCGCCTGGAAGAGCTGAAGCGCGAGCCGTGCGACCAGAAGAGCATCGGCGATCTCGCGCTGACGCTGGACAAGCTCGGCTACCGTCGGCAGGCCGCTGATGGGCTCTACAAGTTCGTCATGAATTGCGGCGCGCCGATCACGGCACTGCATCGCTCGATCAACATCTATCTCAAGCTCACGGATTATCCCCGAGCGGTCGAGGTCGCCGACGAGTTCATCCGGCGCGCACCGACCAATCACGACGCGCATTACTTGCGGGGCGTCGCGCTTGACGGCGTGCAAGACTACCGCCGCGCGCTGGCCGATTATTCCGATGCCATCGAGCTCTATGGCACGGACAAGAAATCGATCTCGAGCCGTGTCTTCCTGCGTATGGCAGGCGCTTATGCCGCTCTCAAACAGTTCTGCGAGGCAACAGCGCCAATCAGTCTATGGGTCGCGCTCGATCCGGCCGCCCGCGATACCAGCCAGACGCGGAAAATCATCGCGGACTACGAGAGCCAGGGCAACTGCGTCGCCTCAACCGAATCCCGCAAGGAAAGCTTCCCTCTGCGCGGGGGAAGGGACGTCGTCACAGTGAAGGCTGCGATCAACGGCGTCTCCGGACTGTTCATCCTCGATACCGGCGCGAGCTACGTGTCCGTGAAGGCCGCGTTTGCCGACCGCGCCAAGATCTCCGACGCAGGCGCCAGTGAGATCACGCTCATAACGGCCAACGGCCAGATCAAGGCGAAGCTATCCAGGGCCGACAAGGTTGCGCTCGGCAAGCTGGAAGCAACCAACGTGCCCGTGGCGGTTCAGACGACGGATGACAAGAGCTTCGGCGCCGGAGTGGATGGCCTGCTCGGCATGAGCTTCCTGTCGCGATTCGAAGTGCAAATGGCCGGCGGCTTCATCGAGGTCCGCACCCGCCAACCGAAGAAGTAG
- the metK gene encoding methionine adenosyltransferase, translated as MRASYLFTSESVSEGHPDKVCDRISDEIVDLFYREGPKAGIDPWQIRAACETLATTNKVVIAGETRGPSSVTNEQIEGVVRDAIKDIGYEQDGFHWQKADIEILLHPQSADIAQGVDALQPGEVKEEGAGDQGIMFGYATNETPDLMPAPIFYAHKILRLISEARHSGKEKVLGPDSKSQVTVQYENGKPVGVREIVVSHQHLVEDISSKQIRDIVEPYVREALPKDWITPKTIWHINPTGKFFIGGPDGDSGLTGRKIIVDTYGGAAPHGGGAFSGKDPTKVDRSAAYAARYVAKNIVAAGLADRCTLQLAYAIGVARPLSIYIDTHGTGKVSEDQLEKAAAKAMDLTPRGIRSHLDLNRPIYARTSAYGHFGRTPDNEGGFSWEKTDLVEALKRAV; from the coding sequence ATGCGCGCGTCCTATCTTTTCACCAGCGAGTCCGTGTCCGAAGGCCATCCGGACAAGGTCTGTGACCGGATTTCCGATGAGATCGTCGACCTGTTCTACCGGGAAGGGCCGAAGGCCGGCATCGATCCCTGGCAGATCCGCGCCGCCTGCGAGACGCTGGCCACCACCAACAAGGTGGTGATCGCCGGTGAGACGCGCGGTCCGTCGTCCGTCACCAACGAGCAGATCGAGGGCGTCGTGCGCGATGCCATCAAGGACATCGGTTACGAGCAGGACGGCTTCCACTGGCAGAAGGCCGACATCGAGATCCTGCTGCATCCGCAGTCGGCCGACATCGCTCAGGGCGTCGACGCGCTGCAGCCGGGCGAAGTCAAGGAAGAGGGCGCGGGCGACCAGGGCATCATGTTCGGTTATGCCACCAACGAGACGCCCGACCTGATGCCGGCGCCGATCTTCTACGCCCACAAGATCCTGCGCCTGATCTCCGAAGCGCGCCACTCCGGCAAGGAGAAGGTGCTGGGTCCGGACTCCAAGAGCCAGGTCACCGTGCAGTACGAGAACGGCAAGCCGGTCGGCGTGCGCGAGATCGTGGTGTCGCACCAGCATCTGGTCGAGGACATCTCGTCGAAGCAGATCCGCGACATCGTCGAGCCCTATGTGCGCGAAGCGCTGCCGAAGGACTGGATCACGCCGAAGACCATCTGGCACATCAACCCCACCGGCAAGTTCTTCATCGGCGGTCCCGATGGTGACTCCGGCCTGACCGGCCGCAAGATCATCGTCGACACCTACGGCGGTGCGGCTCCGCATGGCGGCGGCGCGTTCTCCGGCAAGGATCCGACCAAGGTCGACCGCTCCGCGGCTTACGCTGCCCGCTACGTCGCCAAGAACATCGTCGCCGCCGGTCTTGCCGATCGCTGCACGCTGCAGCTCGCCTACGCCATCGGCGTGGCGCGTCCGCTGTCGATCTACATCGACACCCACGGCACCGGTAAGGTGTCGGAGGACCAGCTCGAGAAGGCCGCCGCCAAGGCGATGGACCTCACCCCGCGCGGCATCCGCAGCCATCTCGATCTCAACCGCCCGATCTACGCGCGCACCTCGGCTTACGGCCATTTCGGCCGCACGCCCGACAACGAGGGCGGCTTCTCCTGGGAGAAGACCGATCTCGTCGAAGCGCTCAAGCGCGCGGTCTAA
- the ahcY gene encoding adenosylhomocysteinase → MNAKPGFTDYIVKDISLADFGRKELSLAETEMPGLMATREEYGPKQPLKGARIAGSLHMTIQTGVLIETLAALGADIRWVSCNIYSTQDHAAAAIAAAGIPVFAVKGETLKDYWDYTAKLFDWHGGGHPNMILDDGGDATMYVHLGLRAEKGDTAFLDKPGSEEEEVFFALLKKQLKEKPKGYFAAIAESIKGVSEETTTGVHRLYDMQKAGTLLWPAINVNDSVTKSKFDNLYGCRESLVDGIRRGTDVMMSGKVAMVAGFGDVGKGSAASLRQAGCRVMVSEVDPICALQAAMEGYEVVTMEDAAPRADIFVTATGNKDIITIEHMRAMKDRAIVCNIGHFDNEIQIAGLRNLKWTNIKPQVDEIEFPDKHRIIMLSEGRLVNLGNAMGHPSFVMSASFTNQTLAQIELYANNKDGKYKKEVYVLPKSLDEKVARLHLAKIGVKLTELRKDQADYIGVKQEGPYKSDHYRY, encoded by the coding sequence ATGAACGCGAAGCCCGGCTTCACCGATTACATCGTCAAGGACATCTCGCTCGCCGATTTCGGCCGCAAGGAACTCTCGCTCGCCGAGACCGAGATGCCCGGCCTGATGGCCACCCGCGAAGAGTACGGCCCGAAGCAGCCGCTGAAGGGCGCGCGTATCGCCGGCTCCCTGCACATGACCATCCAGACCGGCGTGCTGATCGAGACGCTGGCAGCGCTCGGCGCCGACATTCGCTGGGTCTCCTGCAACATCTATTCGACGCAGGATCACGCTGCGGCGGCGATCGCGGCCGCCGGCATTCCGGTGTTCGCGGTCAAGGGCGAGACGCTGAAGGATTACTGGGATTACACCGCAAAGCTGTTCGACTGGCACGGCGGCGGTCACCCGAACATGATCCTCGATGACGGCGGCGACGCCACCATGTACGTCCATCTCGGCCTGCGCGCCGAGAAGGGCGACACCGCCTTCCTCGACAAGCCCGGTTCGGAAGAAGAGGAAGTCTTCTTCGCGCTTCTGAAGAAGCAGCTCAAGGAAAAACCGAAGGGCTACTTCGCCGCGATCGCCGAGAGCATCAAGGGCGTTTCGGAAGAGACAACCACGGGCGTGCATCGTCTCTACGACATGCAGAAGGCGGGCACGCTGCTGTGGCCGGCCATCAACGTCAACGACAGCGTCACCAAGTCGAAGTTCGACAACCTTTATGGCTGCCGTGAATCGCTGGTCGACGGCATCCGCCGCGGCACCGACGTCATGATGTCGGGCAAGGTCGCGATGGTCGCGGGCTTCGGCGACGTCGGCAAGGGTTCGGCCGCCTCGCTGCGCCAGGCCGGCTGCCGCGTGATGGTGTCCGAAGTCGATCCGATCTGCGCGCTGCAGGCGGCGATGGAAGGCTATGAGGTCGTGACCATGGAAGACGCCGCGCCCCGTGCCGACATCTTCGTCACCGCGACCGGCAACAAGGATATCATCACCATCGAGCACATGCGTGCGATGAAGGATCGCGCCATCGTCTGCAACATCGGCCACTTCGACAACGAGATCCAGATTGCGGGTCTGCGTAACCTGAAGTGGACCAACATCAAGCCACAGGTCGACGAGATCGAATTCCCCGACAAGCACCGCATCATCATGCTGTCGGAGGGCCGCCTCGTGAACCTCGGCAACGCAATGGGCCACCCGTCCTTCGTGATGTCGGCGTCCTTCACCAACCAGACGCTGGCGCAGATCGAGCTGTACGCCAACAACAAGGATGGCAAGTACAAGAAGGAAGTCTACGTGCTGCCGAAGTCGCTCGACGAGAAGGTCGCGCGCCTCCACCTCGCCAAGATCGGCGTCAAGCTCACCGAGCTCC